One window from the genome of Cucumis melo cultivar AY chromosome 10, USDA_Cmelo_AY_1.0, whole genome shotgun sequence encodes:
- the LOC103489422 gene encoding non-symbiotic hemoglobin 2 has product MDFTEKEESLVKESYEVLKKDLPFYSLHFFTQILEIAPAAKGMFSFLRDSEDIPHNNPKLKAHALKVFKMTCEAAIQLKEKGEVIVSETTLQYLGSVHLRNGVIDPHFEVVKEALLRTVKEGVGEKWSEEMGNAWTKAYHHLASAIKAEMK; this is encoded by the exons atggaTTTCACTGAGAAGGAAGAAAGTTTAGTGAAAGAATCATATGAAGTTTTGAAGAAGGATTTGCCTTTCTACAGCCTTCATTTTTTCACTCA GATATTGGAGATAGCACCAGCAGCAAAGGGCATGTTTTCTTTCTTAAGGGATTCTGAAGACATCCCTCACAACAATCCTAAGCTCAAGGCTCATGCCCTCAAGGTTTTCAAAATG ACATGTGAAGCAGCCATTCAATTGAAGGAGAAAGGGGAAGTGATCGTCTCGGAGACTACGTTGCAATATTTGGGATCTGTTCACCTTCGTAATGGAGTCATTGATCCACATTTCGAG GTGGTGAAAGAGGCATTGCTACGAACAGTGAAAGAAGGAGTGGGAGAGAAATGGAGCGAAGAGATGGGCAATGCTTGGACAAAGGCCTATCACCATTTGGCTTCAGCAATCAAAgctgaaatgaaatga